From the Teredinibacter turnerae T7901 genome, one window contains:
- the ahpF gene encoding alkyl hydroperoxide reductase subunit F → MLDATLKSQLQTYLNNLQSPVELVSYADDSVKGQEVYALVKDIAELSDKVSHTEGSDSNERVPSMVVRSVKTGSEIRFAGVPMGHEFTSLVLALLHSGGHPIKLDADIIEQVRALEGEFRFETYVSLSCQNCPDVVQALNMMAAINPQIHNVMIDGAVFKEEADARNILAVPAVYLNGEPFAQGRLTLKDILQKVDKNSGKREAEKISAKAPFEVLVVGGGPAGASAAIYAARKGIRTGIVAERFGGQVMDTMAIENFISVKATEGPKLVAGLEEHVREYDVDIMTGARVVSVTPADVVGGYARVELSNGAHVLSRSVIVATGARWREMNVPGEKEYRGRGVAYCPHCDGPLFKGKRVAVVGGGNSGIEAAIDLAGIVEHVTVLEFGKQLRADEVLQRKARSLPNVEIITEAQTTEVVGNGERVTALTYTDRATDESHTLELAGVFVQIGLVPNAEFLQHTAQLTPRGELIVNERGEASEIGLFGCGDVTNSPYKQIIIAMGSGATAALSAFDYLIRTPQPFAEQKVA, encoded by the coding sequence ATGTTGGACGCGACGCTTAAATCGCAATTACAAACTTATTTGAATAACTTGCAGTCACCTGTTGAGCTGGTGAGTTATGCCGACGATAGTGTGAAAGGCCAGGAAGTCTATGCGCTGGTAAAAGACATCGCCGAGCTGTCTGACAAGGTTTCCCACACCGAAGGCAGTGACAGCAACGAGCGAGTACCCTCAATGGTGGTGCGCTCGGTAAAAACCGGTTCTGAAATTCGTTTTGCTGGCGTGCCTATGGGGCATGAATTTACATCGCTGGTGCTGGCGCTGCTGCACAGTGGTGGGCACCCGATTAAACTGGATGCCGATATTATTGAACAAGTACGTGCACTGGAAGGCGAGTTTCGCTTTGAAACTTACGTGTCGCTTTCGTGCCAGAACTGTCCGGATGTAGTGCAGGCGCTGAATATGATGGCGGCCATTAATCCACAAATTCACAACGTAATGATTGATGGTGCAGTATTTAAGGAAGAAGCGGACGCGCGCAATATTCTCGCGGTACCTGCGGTTTATTTAAATGGAGAGCCGTTTGCCCAGGGGCGACTGACACTGAAAGATATTTTGCAGAAAGTTGACAAAAATTCAGGCAAGCGCGAAGCAGAAAAAATATCCGCGAAAGCACCGTTTGAAGTATTGGTGGTGGGCGGTGGCCCTGCTGGCGCCTCAGCGGCAATTTACGCTGCGCGAAAGGGCATTCGCACCGGCATCGTTGCCGAGCGTTTTGGCGGTCAGGTAATGGACACCATGGCGATCGAGAACTTTATTTCGGTGAAGGCCACCGAAGGCCCAAAACTGGTCGCGGGTTTGGAAGAGCATGTGCGCGAATACGATGTAGACATTATGACGGGCGCCCGGGTTGTGTCGGTAACGCCAGCAGATGTGGTGGGCGGTTATGCGCGTGTGGAACTGAGCAACGGCGCGCACGTGTTGAGTCGCTCGGTAATCGTTGCTACCGGTGCACGTTGGCGCGAAATGAATGTGCCTGGCGAAAAAGAATATCGCGGCCGGGGTGTGGCTTATTGCCCACACTGTGACGGGCCACTGTTTAAAGGCAAGCGCGTTGCCGTGGTCGGCGGCGGTAATTCCGGTATCGAAGCGGCGATTGATCTTGCTGGTATTGTTGAACATGTTACGGTGCTGGAATTTGGTAAACAGCTGCGCGCCGATGAAGTTCTGCAACGCAAAGCACGCTCTTTGCCCAACGTAGAAATTATTACCGAAGCGCAGACTACCGAAGTGGTGGGTAATGGCGAGCGAGTCACCGCGCTTACCTATACAGACCGCGCGACAGATGAGTCGCACACGCTTGAACTGGCCGGTGTATTTGTGCAAATTGGGTTAGTGCCCAACGCAGAGTTCTTGCAGCACACTGCACAGCTCACACCGCGTGGTGAGTTGATCGTTAATGAGCGTGGCGAAGCGTCTGAAATCGGTTTGTTTGGTTGTGGCGATGTGACTAACAGCCCGTACAAGCAAATTATTATCGCGATGGGAAGCGGTGCAACCGCGGCACTTTCGGCATTCGATTATTTGATTCGCACCCCGCAACCGTTTGCAGAACAAAAGGTGGCGTAA
- the ahpC gene encoding alkyl hydroperoxide reductase subunit C codes for MTQSIINTKILPFEATAYHRGEFVPVSDKDLAGKWAVVMFYPADFTFVCPTELGDMADHYAKLQEMGVEVYSVSTDTHFTHKAWHDSSETIGKIEFPMIGDPTGKISRNFGVMIEEDGLALRGTFVINPEGEIKVAEIHDLGIGRSAKELVRKIQAAQYVAEHDGEVCPAAWQPGEETLAPSLDLVGKI; via the coding sequence ATGACTCAATCAATCATCAACACCAAAATTCTTCCTTTTGAAGCGACTGCCTACCACCGCGGTGAATTTGTCCCTGTCAGCGACAAGGATCTGGCTGGTAAATGGGCCGTTGTCATGTTCTACCCGGCAGACTTCACTTTCGTTTGTCCTACTGAGCTGGGCGACATGGCGGACCACTACGCGAAGCTGCAGGAAATGGGCGTTGAAGTTTATTCGGTATCCACCGACACCCACTTCACCCACAAAGCCTGGCACGACAGCTCAGAAACCATCGGCAAGATTGAATTCCCGATGATTGGCGACCCCACTGGCAAAATCTCACGCAATTTCGGCGTGATGATCGAAGAAGATGGCCTGGCACTGCGCGGCACCTTCGTGATTAACCCAGAAGGCGAAATTAAAGTTGCAGAAATTCACGATCTGGGTATCGGTCGATCTGCAAAAGAGCTGGTACGCAAAATCCAGGCAGCTCAGTACGTGGCAGAACACGACGGTGAAGTTTGCCCAGCCGCCTGGCAGCCAGGCGAAGAAACACTGGCGCCTTCGCTGGATTTGGTCGGCAAAATTTAA
- the drt5 gene encoding antiviral reverse transcriptase Drt5 produces the protein MTNHTKVKEFYLWDYNGTLFPMDTCKCLVENNSSSLSVYISKIANPKETDYSFLSQETVYASKAGHHLRRTMKLDPVAEYYLYQMAYKNRRIFRKSSNPSRENFGYRFFEGLPVAIHESYKEFSSKAEDLKSKYKYFIKFDISAFFNSIYHHDLTNWFSSQKPTQADINLFGQYMREINTGFSIDFLPHGLYPSKMLGSHFLSFMDHSELIRCEHMIRFMDDYMLFSNSKDVLIKDFQTIQKGLGQKSLNLNTDKTVLFSDVEKSIEQEVDDIKSQILEKIYVGSGSGMDYEEYEEAVRNLTDLEVEYLINMLSEDEATDHEASLILDCIHEHSDTFYEYIPDFIYRFPHLSKKIYHKCEDILEIPELTERLIELVDSGRYMNEYQLFWIAKISEKHLMSAKSVGTLLAKLYEHRDATNISKAKILEIPESGFGMPDWREVHLKNGSSGWLAWASAVGMRSDAKQRKNYLLGYFSKVSPMNKLIGDSIIAL, from the coding sequence ATGACTAACCATACTAAAGTTAAAGAGTTCTACTTGTGGGATTACAATGGGACTTTGTTTCCCATGGATACCTGCAAATGTCTTGTGGAGAATAATTCCTCATCCTTATCAGTTTATATTTCCAAAATTGCCAATCCAAAAGAGACGGATTATTCCTTTCTGTCGCAAGAGACCGTATACGCTAGCAAGGCCGGACACCACCTTCGGAGAACAATGAAGCTTGATCCAGTTGCCGAGTACTATTTATATCAAATGGCGTATAAGAACAGGCGGATATTTAGAAAAAGTAGTAACCCATCAAGAGAAAACTTCGGTTATCGATTTTTCGAAGGACTCCCCGTCGCAATACATGAAAGCTATAAGGAATTTTCGTCAAAAGCTGAGGATCTCAAGTCTAAATACAAATACTTTATCAAGTTCGATATATCAGCTTTCTTTAATTCAATTTATCATCATGATCTGACAAATTGGTTTTCTTCCCAGAAGCCAACTCAAGCCGACATTAATCTCTTTGGCCAATATATGCGCGAAATTAACACAGGCTTCTCAATCGACTTCTTGCCTCATGGGCTTTACCCTTCAAAAATGCTAGGCAGCCATTTTTTATCTTTTATGGATCATTCGGAGCTAATTCGATGTGAGCACATGATTCGTTTTATGGATGATTACATGCTGTTTTCTAATTCTAAAGACGTACTTATTAAGGATTTTCAAACTATTCAAAAAGGACTTGGCCAGAAATCCTTAAATTTGAATACTGATAAGACCGTGCTTTTTTCAGATGTAGAAAAATCCATTGAACAAGAAGTTGATGATATTAAAAGTCAGATCCTGGAAAAGATTTACGTAGGTTCTGGTTCAGGCATGGACTATGAAGAATATGAAGAGGCGGTTAGGAACCTTACAGACTTAGAAGTAGAATATCTTATAAATATGTTAAGTGAGGATGAAGCAACTGACCATGAGGCAAGCCTTATATTAGACTGCATTCACGAGCACTCAGATACCTTTTATGAGTATATTCCAGATTTTATTTACCGATTTCCTCATCTATCAAAGAAGATATACCACAAGTGTGAAGACATACTTGAAATACCTGAATTAACAGAAAGGCTTATTGAACTCGTTGATAGTGGCCGGTATATGAATGAATACCAGCTATTCTGGATCGCGAAAATTTCTGAAAAGCATTTAATGTCCGCTAAGTCTGTAGGAACGCTACTGGCTAAATTATACGAACATCGCGACGCAACTAACATATCAAAAGCCAAAATTCTAGAAATCCCAGAATCAGGGTTTGGCATGCCAGACTGGCGCGAGGTGCATTTAAAAAATGGATCAAGCGGTTGGCTGGCATGGGCTTCAGCGGTCGGAATGAGGTCCGATGCAAAGCAGAGAAAAAATTATCTTCTTGGGTATTTTTCGAAGGTAAGCCCAATGAACAAGCTGATCGGAGATTCTATAATTGCCTTGTAG
- a CDS encoding response regulator, producing the protein MQRALIVDDSKTAQLRLKKMMTRYDLTVDVAFSAEEALGYLSYRMPAVIFMDHHMEGMDGFEALKIIKANPTTATVPVIMYTAQKGDVYVGQARALGALDILSKEVIKPSNLERVLASLKIYPVAHHEAVAIPVAAGAGVVTPLQPPASVEPNSESEKPHHDAAASSATTDFEEMQLQVARLFELHIADVRQQISEHSRYVVRRLSNEIEKAAEKEPKIGDVPLSVINEEISADSRRANRLSSSLLIFILVAVGLLSFQLYETRTALNTLSDDYNLLVEGNRQSQALVSSMAEVVAQSNKELAKTSLNSGITAAISWALDTNLQFEFNQAPLNEELMMQISTLVYRLASVGFEGIVELNIHRGNFCLQQASNGEFQLAAANTPADQCLLLADTTPDFPVSQYLSLPYMNFQDNAVPIKQGQIDLNVVSTGIGEPRVPYPENPHTVSAAEWNAIAAKNNRVTVDLSAL; encoded by the coding sequence ATGCAACGGGCGCTAATTGTAGACGACTCGAAAACCGCTCAGCTTCGGTTAAAGAAAATGATGACCCGCTACGACCTGACTGTAGACGTCGCATTTTCTGCCGAGGAAGCACTCGGTTACCTAAGCTATCGCATGCCTGCGGTGATTTTTATGGATCACCACATGGAAGGGATGGACGGTTTTGAAGCGCTGAAAATTATTAAAGCGAACCCCACTACAGCAACCGTGCCAGTAATTATGTACACGGCACAAAAAGGTGACGTCTATGTGGGCCAAGCGCGCGCCTTAGGGGCGTTGGATATTCTGTCCAAAGAAGTCATCAAGCCTTCCAATCTTGAACGCGTATTAGCAAGCCTTAAAATTTATCCGGTTGCACACCACGAAGCGGTTGCGATTCCCGTAGCTGCTGGCGCAGGCGTAGTAACGCCACTGCAACCACCAGCCAGCGTGGAACCAAATTCTGAGAGCGAAAAACCCCACCACGATGCAGCGGCCAGTTCTGCCACAACTGATTTCGAAGAAATGCAATTGCAGGTGGCAAGGCTGTTTGAGCTACACATCGCCGATGTAAGGCAACAGATTTCAGAGCATTCGCGCTATGTTGTGCGAAGACTTAGCAACGAAATAGAGAAAGCGGCAGAGAAGGAACCTAAAATTGGCGATGTGCCCTTATCGGTTATCAACGAAGAAATTTCTGCCGACAGCCGCCGCGCAAACCGACTTTCCAGCAGCCTGCTGATTTTTATTCTGGTTGCTGTAGGCCTACTCAGTTTCCAGCTGTACGAAACCCGCACGGCACTGAATACACTGTCTGATGATTACAACCTTCTGGTAGAAGGCAACCGCCAGAGCCAGGCGCTGGTCAGCTCGATGGCAGAAGTGGTTGCACAAAGCAACAAAGAACTCGCCAAAACCAGCCTGAACAGCGGCATTACTGCGGCAATCAGTTGGGCGTTGGATACCAACCTGCAATTTGAATTTAATCAAGCGCCGCTTAACGAAGAGCTGATGATGCAAATCAGTACGCTGGTTTATCGTTTGGCCAGCGTCGGCTTTGAAGGCATAGTGGAACTGAATATTCACCGCGGTAATTTCTGCCTGCAGCAAGCGAGCAACGGCGAGTTTCAACTTGCCGCCGCCAACACGCCTGCCGATCAATGTTTGCTACTGGCCGATACTACACCGGACTTTCCTGTGAGCCAGTACCTGAGCTTGCCTTACATGAACTTTCAGGACAATGCGGTTCCTATTAAGCAGGGCCAAATCGATTTGAATGTGGTGAGCACCGGTATTGGCGAGCCGCGCGTGCCCTACCCGGAAAACCCGCATACCGTTTCCGCTGCGGAATGGAACGCTATAGCAGCAAAAAACAATCGGGTAACTGTAGACCTGAGCGCGCTTTAG
- a CDS encoding methyl-accepting chemotaxis protein: MFQIFNNISFAWRLRVPLGIVILVMLGIVVLSFHSVRKVSESNDRLVHAFLPASEYLLEADRDLYQALLAERTLVLSNPKMISPGELVGTINENLDQAKERVGKFQKAISVPEFDDEVEHFFKLFSERRRTVEKIISLAATDLPAAEALSLGKGATDFDVMRDVIDQLTERTHQRLVDEGEDIEVEQSSMSTTLVTLLVIALIVSIALWIYLPQVVVNRLNGLLVRLRDMASGEGDLTARLEVNSQDEFGRLSLEFNKFVANLQHAIADVLAVGHELTSNSGVIEQASNRSSKTIEQQRQEISMAAAAVNEMGATTVEVARNTNDAADRARSARTCADEGQQVVGSLVKGIESLAQDMASSASAIQSLKEDTVNVGAVLEVIRGIAEQTNLLALNAAIEAARAGEQGRGFAVVADEVRTLAQRTQQSTQEIRDVIEQLQQGADAAVERMNFSRTRVESSVSQVQTAGNALDQISEVVQGIVDLNIQIAAAAEQQSTATEEINRNMHNITEQTDETAESARQAADCAEQTRELALHLGQTLSRFKV; the protein is encoded by the coding sequence ATGTTTCAAATCTTCAATAATATTAGCTTCGCATGGCGCCTTCGGGTGCCGCTGGGCATTGTGATTCTTGTGATGCTCGGCATTGTTGTGCTGTCGTTCCACAGTGTACGCAAGGTGTCTGAATCAAATGACAGACTGGTGCACGCCTTTTTACCCGCGTCGGAGTACTTGCTGGAGGCAGATCGTGATCTTTACCAGGCGTTGCTGGCAGAGCGCACTTTAGTGCTGTCTAACCCTAAAATGATATCGCCAGGTGAGCTGGTGGGTACCATCAACGAAAACCTGGATCAGGCCAAGGAACGTGTCGGTAAGTTTCAAAAGGCTATTTCTGTTCCCGAGTTCGACGACGAGGTCGAGCACTTTTTTAAATTGTTTAGCGAGCGTCGTCGTACGGTCGAGAAAATAATTTCCCTGGCGGCTACCGATCTGCCTGCTGCCGAAGCGCTCAGCCTTGGGAAAGGTGCGACTGATTTTGATGTTATGCGCGATGTGATTGACCAACTCACGGAGCGGACTCATCAGCGATTGGTTGACGAAGGTGAAGACATCGAGGTCGAGCAAAGTTCGATGTCGACGACACTGGTGACGCTCTTGGTTATTGCTCTTATCGTGTCTATCGCGCTTTGGATTTACCTGCCGCAAGTTGTTGTCAATCGGCTCAATGGGTTGTTAGTGCGGCTACGCGATATGGCGAGCGGCGAAGGCGATCTCACCGCGCGGTTAGAGGTGAACAGCCAAGATGAGTTTGGCCGTTTGAGCCTCGAATTCAACAAATTTGTCGCCAATCTGCAACATGCGATTGCAGACGTGCTGGCGGTAGGCCACGAACTTACCAGCAACTCGGGGGTAATTGAGCAGGCCAGTAATCGTTCCAGTAAAACCATAGAACAACAACGTCAGGAAATATCCATGGCGGCCGCAGCGGTGAACGAGATGGGGGCGACAACGGTGGAGGTCGCGCGCAATACCAACGACGCAGCGGATCGCGCTCGCTCCGCGCGAACCTGTGCTGACGAAGGTCAACAGGTGGTAGGTTCTCTGGTGAAAGGCATTGAGAGCCTGGCGCAGGATATGGCGTCCTCAGCGAGTGCGATACAGTCCTTGAAAGAGGATACTGTGAATGTTGGTGCGGTGCTGGAGGTGATTCGCGGCATCGCCGAGCAAACCAATTTACTGGCGCTGAATGCCGCTATTGAAGCGGCGCGTGCTGGCGAGCAGGGGCGCGGCTTCGCGGTTGTAGCTGACGAGGTACGCACGCTTGCGCAGCGTACTCAGCAATCGACCCAGGAAATCCGCGATGTTATCGAACAGCTTCAACAGGGCGCAGATGCGGCTGTTGAGCGGATGAATTTCAGCCGCACGCGAGTGGAGTCCAGCGTGAGCCAGGTGCAGACCGCTGGCAATGCGCTGGACCAGATTTCGGAGGTTGTGCAGGGTATTGTCGACCTCAATATTCAAATCGCCGCTGCAGCGGAACAGCAGTCCACCGCCACGGAAGAAATTAATCGCAATATGCACAACATTACCGAGCAAACTGACGAAACAGCTGAAAGCGCGCGTCAAGCTGCGGATTGTGCGGAGCAAACACGGGAGCTTGCGCTGCATCTGGGTCAAACGCTCTCCCGCTTCAAGGTATAA
- a CDS encoding P-loop NTPase fold protein, translated as MADTPSATPLEPVHYWIFQATPGRYDLHSELHEGAEVNWTVTRFISQYKTGDIVYVWQAGDGAGIYGYGRITGETFVDDAGNSRVPVRYEQVFTQPLRREQLLANTGFRGLTILRNATGTNFRVTLDEVCLLNDLVSPLCNKPVPSPLQSGPGNGELQTVVSARYLLDYRYDEASKKVVSMALGAVRRSENTLLASDLVQSTFLLLAIQGNDFSTTNKIVAFSEVFPVGEFITEWPNTKYFLESKDNAFRAEILLEKFLSVSCSYFLSSARRIAVATSRSEHIGFRHLFGAILIGEVEAIQPFLDDVQNKFPLLYTGVHEPFLAVISSQYPEDNQDAWRELIQANLQTDESPHDDFLPLLTRLDSDSADDAPEDLLDVDRDAIALAKVLCARDAAPPLAIGLFGDWGSGKTFFMRRLRMHVNTLTQTVVQEPAKEAAFCGKVAQIWFNAWHYQEANLWASMVNHVFAGLKQELRRLNPDTAEKEFNALMARLDNDRVMEKELEHTAEQVRDLREESLRLDSDIAALQTATEQFADVARPEPVMAADTALVQLQKYKKDIADIFGKPELESQLEQLVKSGQGVQDWLAQFRRQSLRNRVHQWLRFFMANRLQLVLLLGLVLAGILGSWWMMSLNNMPMMGLISVLTLLSSAAFSRFCTRFGKILHLVSRLKDGYEIAQSDAQRQLGKKRERAQKELQELQLQKQQTLAALASARLRHDELNAHYGRAGEEAFASFVFSRAASADYQNELGILNTVRRDFSRLDELLREQETNDLPKLNRIVLYIDDLDRCEPRLVVDVLQAIHLMLAFPLFMVVVGVDARWLGRALKQRYPFLHHESDADIGHTEAHQASTHDYLEKIFQIPFWLKPLDENATAGFLRGLLRDQVLKAPPPPTVDTGEVQESVGDEPSEESEDTEPGYVEQLTRQAAGASNSLRAQLLSSDALLLSEYELQFIAELGGLVGRSPRAVKRFVNLYRILKASHPDTRLASFSDEQGLCRVPLLLLAVLCGFPKGAADFFNLVSEGGDMPLGVGMPMNDGHLEPRLAEVVSALLVNHPDLTCEQARLWLGPVARFGYREWLPQRSPDSL; from the coding sequence ATGGCCGATACCCCGTCCGCGACCCCATTAGAGCCTGTGCACTATTGGATATTTCAGGCGACCCCCGGTCGCTACGATCTGCATAGCGAACTGCATGAGGGCGCGGAGGTTAACTGGACGGTAACACGGTTTATATCGCAGTATAAAACCGGTGATATTGTGTATGTGTGGCAGGCGGGCGACGGTGCCGGTATTTATGGTTATGGCAGAATTACCGGCGAAACCTTTGTCGATGATGCGGGCAACAGCCGGGTACCTGTGCGTTATGAGCAGGTATTCACCCAACCACTGCGCCGCGAGCAGTTATTGGCGAATACGGGGTTTCGCGGACTGACCATTTTGCGCAACGCCACCGGCACCAACTTTCGCGTGACCCTGGATGAGGTGTGCCTGCTGAATGATTTGGTCTCTCCCCTCTGTAACAAGCCGGTGCCGTCGCCGTTGCAATCTGGCCCTGGAAATGGCGAGCTACAGACCGTGGTGAGTGCGAGGTATTTACTCGACTATCGGTATGATGAAGCCAGTAAAAAAGTTGTTTCTATGGCGTTAGGTGCGGTCCGGCGGTCAGAGAATACTTTGTTGGCGAGTGATTTGGTTCAATCGACGTTCTTGCTCCTTGCAATTCAAGGTAACGACTTTAGCACAACAAATAAAATAGTCGCATTTTCGGAAGTCTTTCCTGTTGGAGAGTTTATTACCGAGTGGCCGAATACAAAGTACTTTTTAGAATCTAAGGATAACGCTTTTCGTGCTGAAATTTTGCTTGAGAAGTTTTTGTCTGTCAGCTGCTCCTATTTTTTGTCCTCAGCCAGAAGGATCGCTGTAGCAACCTCTCGCAGCGAACACATCGGATTTCGTCATTTATTTGGGGCTATCTTGATCGGGGAGGTGGAGGCAATTCAGCCTTTTCTTGATGACGTACAGAATAAATTTCCCCTACTTTATACTGGAGTACACGAACCCTTCTTAGCCGTAATCTCCTCCCAATACCCCGAAGACAACCAGGACGCGTGGCGCGAGCTGATTCAGGCCAATCTCCAAACGGATGAATCACCGCACGATGATTTCCTCCCCCTTTTGACCCGCCTGGATTCCGACTCCGCCGATGATGCACCTGAAGATTTACTCGATGTCGACCGGGATGCGATTGCGCTCGCCAAAGTCCTTTGCGCGCGCGATGCGGCGCCACCACTGGCGATAGGTTTATTTGGCGATTGGGGCAGTGGTAAAACGTTTTTTATGCGGCGTTTGCGTATGCATGTTAATACGCTGACGCAAACGGTGGTGCAAGAACCGGCAAAGGAGGCCGCCTTTTGCGGCAAGGTCGCACAGATCTGGTTTAACGCCTGGCATTATCAGGAAGCCAATCTGTGGGCAAGCATGGTGAACCATGTTTTTGCAGGACTAAAGCAGGAATTGCGGCGACTCAACCCGGACACGGCGGAGAAGGAATTTAACGCGTTAATGGCGCGCCTGGACAACGACCGGGTGATGGAAAAAGAGCTGGAACACACCGCCGAGCAGGTGCGCGACCTGCGCGAGGAAAGTTTGCGCTTAGACAGCGACATAGCCGCATTGCAAACTGCGACCGAACAATTTGCCGATGTCGCCCGGCCAGAACCGGTGATGGCGGCGGATACGGCTCTTGTGCAATTGCAAAAATATAAAAAGGACATCGCCGATATTTTTGGCAAGCCGGAATTGGAAAGCCAACTGGAGCAGTTGGTAAAAAGCGGGCAGGGAGTGCAGGACTGGCTGGCGCAATTTCGTCGGCAGTCTTTGCGCAATCGTGTGCACCAATGGCTGCGGTTTTTTATGGCCAACCGGCTTCAGTTGGTTCTGTTGCTCGGCCTGGTACTCGCAGGCATCCTGGGTTCCTGGTGGATGATGTCGCTGAACAACATGCCTATGATGGGGCTGATCTCGGTATTAACGCTGTTGTCCAGCGCGGCGTTTTCACGTTTTTGTACCCGCTTTGGCAAAATTCTGCATCTGGTTTCGCGCCTGAAAGACGGCTACGAGATTGCGCAAAGCGACGCTCAGCGGCAACTTGGGAAAAAACGTGAGCGCGCCCAAAAAGAACTCCAGGAATTGCAACTGCAAAAACAGCAGACCCTGGCGGCCTTGGCGAGTGCGCGCCTGAGACACGATGAATTAAACGCGCACTACGGCCGCGCAGGGGAAGAAGCCTTTGCCAGTTTTGTTTTTTCGCGCGCGGCCAGTGCCGATTATCAAAACGAGCTGGGCATTTTGAATACGGTGCGCCGCGACTTTAGTCGACTGGATGAACTGTTGCGCGAGCAGGAGACTAACGATTTACCCAAGCTCAATCGCATTGTGCTTTATATCGACGATCTGGACCGCTGCGAGCCGCGGTTAGTGGTGGACGTATTGCAAGCGATTCATTTGATGCTGGCGTTCCCGCTGTTTATGGTGGTAGTCGGCGTGGATGCGCGCTGGCTTGGGCGGGCGCTGAAGCAACGCTATCCGTTTTTGCATCATGAAAGCGATGCCGACATAGGGCACACTGAAGCACACCAGGCCAGCACGCACGATTATCTCGAAAAAATCTTCCAAATTCCGTTTTGGCTGAAACCGCTGGACGAAAACGCAACTGCAGGGTTTCTGCGCGGGCTGCTGCGCGATCAGGTGTTGAAAGCACCACCGCCCCCCACGGTTGATACTGGAGAGGTTCAGGAGAGCGTTGGCGACGAGCCATCGGAGGAGTCGGAGGATACGGAGCCTGGCTATGTGGAACAGTTGACGCGGCAGGCGGCAGGTGCCTCTAACAGCTTACGTGCACAGCTGCTCTCCAGCGATGCGCTCCTGTTAAGTGAGTACGAGCTGCAGTTTATCGCTGAGCTGGGCGGTCTGGTGGGGCGCTCGCCCCGTGCGGTTAAGCGTTTCGTTAACCTCTACCGCATTCTCAAAGCCAGCCACCCGGATACGCGTTTGGCGAGCTTTAGTGACGAGCAGGGCCTTTGTCGGGTACCGCTCTTGCTTCTCGCCGTGTTGTGCGGCTTCCCGAAGGGTGCCGCAGATTTTTTTAACCTTGTCAGCGAGGGTGGCGATATGCCGCTGGGGGTAGGGATGCCGATGAACGATGGGCATCTCGAACCGCGACTGGCCGAGGTGGTGTCTGCGCTCTTGGTAAACCACCCGGATCTCACTTGCGAACAGGCACGGCTATGGCTTGGTCCTGTGGCCCGTTTTGGTTACCGGGAGTGGTTGCCGCAGCGGTCGCCAGACAGTTTGTAG